The stretch of DNA CCCCAAGCAGTCTCctgtgcactccacccaagcaggcggcgcaccatgctcagctcctcctcggtctgaaaacggcggggatgagcaagggatgccatctcactatggaggtgaggagcaATCTACGCGGGGAAGCTACGCGCAAGGAAGcgcgaaggcaaaggggcgcaaagatTGGAAGGAAGAatgcgaatgcgggaaagtaaccgcggtatgcggttcacccctttatgaagcctgacccaactggcgcgccccggaaccgtcgctggaacccaagcgacgcccgcacctggtgttaaccgcccagtccatgataagggggcccaggcccgcctgtcagggagagagggtaacaaacaaaggtgtgaaaaggcgggatctgaaccgtcgcccgcgcgcgaagcgaggaggaagctgagctgacgtgcgcgtattaagcaCTGGCATGACCAAGCTTTTCGAGAACTGCGCCTGTGGTAAATATCCCGTTTACTTCGGCCGCAACAATGTCGAAcgtcgcgcgcgtgactaggtgaaccactgagCGTGGGGaccacgagtcagtaagccgttgcgatgtgatgaggtagCAAACAACCCGACGGATGGTCAaggccggtcaagacccctgcagtaAGAGGCTTCAGGTTATGCAGAGCCAATTCGCAgtaatggccccacctgcgggttcgtacctccccagaggtgggcccaggggccactgtcggtaccctgtagtagggatacccacttctactgcaacAAGACAGAattcgcgtagtcatccgtaactacgcgataaagggcggagcagccggggcccacaggtcaggctcttacctcaccgggccaacggcctcggacccgctccccactctgggacgggtccggagaagccacgtgtccctgaggaagggaagctctgaACCAACCGCCGAGATCTCGGAcctcccataggggtccgggacctcctcgtgcccgtccggacctcccacgcgcgtagaactaACATATCaccgggggggtccggagccgccacgtgtcccgcaggcgcgggcgcgggcgcaagtcctccactggaagactcgcccacccacctcattcaatgcgggtggttgaggtgtGCTCTGCCGCGGCGGCACGCGAGGCAGCCTTTGACAGGCCTCACTGTggaccgcgtattaccgaggtacacagtgcagccgcctgcgccgcacccgtgcagagcccgtctgccgcattaattggacaCGACGttacggcacttttccatcatgccgcctacgccgcaagctacacggctcgttcagctacgtggcaggcgacgccgctggctacgcctggcgccgtttcgacaagacagcgcctagtcatgctgaacgggggattccagtagcaggcaaggaaatcccggagagagatctccttcgcctgcaatgccataatgtatgaacagtacgttatatTATATTGCATcagttgggcccacttgtcgggacCCAACGACCATGTATGCgccccccttgagatataaaagggaggcgctcgctgtacaccgAAGGCTCTCTAGAGCACACACAGACGCACGCTGGACTCAGCACCAAGTTCTcgcagactctctcgaggcaaggcaatacaacacacagtggatgtagggtattacgctccggcggcccgaaccactctaaacctgctgtgttcatcgtgttcttgagcgagatcgaactaatcctagctaaccccgagtactcaccattTGGGCTTAgacgggtgcattccgccacccggctgtggtttgccacaccacgacaactACTATATACATTACTACATTCCCTGCAGTCTCAGTATTTGCTAGTCCCATTTCTGTAGTTAAAGTAGAGATTTTAGGCTAGCCATCTTCCTTCGCCAGGTCTACTCTAAAGTTATAGCTTATCGAGGCCGCAGGTGCGTGCAAATAGCTAAAACGACTGACTTGTGCGAGTGCATCCTTCGGCCTTAACTTGGTTCCAAACCAGCAAGAACTAGTCGATTTCCATATCGAGAAAGTGCTTCTGCGTTGAGACAGCTTTGCGCCACCAATGTTTACTTTGTCCTATCGATTTCCATGTAAGCATAATTAGCTGTTCCTTAGGGTCCATCTGCGAGAGAAGGCGCGGAGCGTCGCGAACGAAATTGATAGATTCTAACAACTGGTAAACATCTGAAGCTTTATATCAGGAGTCATATTATGGCCTGGTGTTGTTGAGCTATGGGCTATGGCATTCCCGTGCAATGCGCCCATAAATGTACTTCGGGTTCTTGTCCAAGGTGAAGCATTTCTAATATTCCGATTGATATATTTAAGTTGATATGTTTATGACTTTGAGCCAACGAAGGTCTATCGTGCAAATTTGTAATGCTTCGAGGGGCAGAGTATCCCAGAGCTGTTCTAATGGATGATCTCGACGGGGCCACCTTGATTAGAACGAAAAGGTCCTATTTGCTTAGTCTCGCACGATATCTATCTACTGCCTGTTTGGGACACGGTTATTTCTACAATTttgttaaaaagaaaaagagtccATTTCCCTCCAGAGGATCAATGAGTTTTGCGCACTCCAGTTTCCAGCACAGGAGACATGGCACTACGGCTGCTGCCAGGGCGCCATCTGCCAACGGAGTCCATTGCCTGGAAGCCAGAAAAGAGCTCGCCAACCATACAGCTAAGCGGTCACACAAGACCTATGTCATTCAGCAGGCCGCGAGCAATTAAGTTTGATCAGCGTGGAAGACGACGAACGACGTATCTCTTCACTAGTTCAACAGAATCATATACAACTTGGCAGGAATCGACATGCGTACGGAAGAAACCCAACACATTTCTAACTCGAATAACAGGTTCCTGCTGCAGACACTATACAGGTTCCTCTGATTCCACTGACAGCACGAACAACCGGCTAACGATGACGACGAACGACCACTAAGGCAGGAAAAATGCCATCCGTGAAACAGCAGTTGCCATCAGATCAGCAGCAAAGAGTCGGTTCCTAGTTCCAGCTTACTCTGCAGAAGGAGCAGCCCGGTAGTATGCAGGCACGGTAGCAGGGAAGAACATTTGTCTCACACCTTCAGCTTTGATGATAGGGAGGATGATGCCACATGCACCCTGcagagaaaattttcagttagAAAAGGTCGTAACTAGTATAACTAGTAAGAGTAGCTCTCTATGCAAGACATATGCCTATATTGGAGTAAAATAGACCAAGAGAAGATGATTCGTACATATGTTTTGCTCTAGGAATGGACGTATTCTGCCTGCACATAGTACTAAAACAAGATTTTTGAATACCCGTCCTAGCTAGAACTGCAACTTAATAAAGGGGTATGTGCAGCATATCTCGAAATGCTGGCCAAATTACACAAACGTTTTACCAAATGACACACAATTAAAATGCTGGACAATTATACAAGGGTGTTCACGAAACTACCAAGTTTCAGATAGTTCTGGCCAAACAAAATGTCAAAAGATGGAATGACACAGCAGGTAGTTTTCTCATTTCATTTCCTGGATGTTAATATTAAACTCCTATTCAATGATAAATTATGGCTGCCAGTCTGCCACAGGATGCCACCGTGACATACCAAAGCACAGAGTTACAGAAATAGAAGATTTGAGAGACTTACAGAAATCAGCCTGGCTCCAATCCACATTCGTTTAGGTGAAGGAAGAGGGAGCATCAGTCGGCCAACACCATAGATAGCAACAGCAAAGAAGTGTGCAACTAAACTCAATGGCCGAGGATTAAGACCAGAAAGTAGAGCAATAGGCCCATTCGAGAAGACACCTCCAAGGCTCAAGTAATCAAAGCAAGCTTGGCGCATCTCATTCCTAGCTTGATCAGGCGAGGCACTGAAGACCTTGTACAGAGCACCAGCCAATGTGTTTATAGTTGAAGCAACCGGCTGAAAATATGACAGCTTGTTAAATAAACAAATCACATCACGGGAAAGACAGGTAACTAATGGTTATACAAAAAACTGACCTTCCGCAATGTATAGAATGATTCAAGGTATTTGCACAGAGAAGATGCATCATGCAGATTGCGAAGAGGCTTGAGAAGATTGCGTAGGACAACAATGTCAGATAACGCAACAGTCATTCCTCCACCAGTTAAAGGATGTCTCATATTGAAGGCATCCCCCATCAAAAGTGCGCCAGGTGTTGGATGTGGTGCAGCTGGCATGCTCCTATTTGGCATTGTTCTTATGCTTCCCTTATCAATGGCCGCTATAAAAGAGTCATAGATTTCTGGAGGAATCTGACAAAATACAAGCATTGATTATGGCATCTAGTAGGAATGGTCAATGAAGAttaaaatgagaaaaaaaataatgtttttttagaaaaaaaaggggggaaagTACCTGAGGTGCAACAACAGTTTTGAGATAATTTGCCATTTCGCCATTTGCTATGGATGGCACCTTCTGACCAGGGACATCGACCAAACAACGCACCTCAGTGCTGCTTATTGGGTAAAATAGGATGGGCGAAGGATTGGCCAAGATAACATGCCCATGGTTTGGGTGAGGAAGTTGGCAATTCTCCAAGACCAGTCCAACAAAGCAAGACGGAACATCAACCTAAGAACATATTTCGATTAATATCCACAGGCCACAAAATTCAACAATAAATATAATGTGAAACACTACCTTTGGAGAGCAAAGGGCACGTCGTAAATTCGAAAAGCAGCCATCACATACAATCGTCAAAGGTGCAAAAGCCTTTAGTTCTTCACCTGACTTGGTTTTGTATTGTACACCCTTAACGGTACCATTTTCTTCAAGAAGTGATGTAACAGTTCCTTGCTCTAATTGGACACTGAATGACAATAACAGTACATTAAATATTAGCATGTCACAAGCAGTTTCATAAATAATACAATTTATGCAAAGATGAAGACATGAAGAATGGAGAAAAGCGAGGCTCTCGCGGGCTAAGCGGCTAGCAGAGCGTGCTCTCAAGCAACCAGCCCGGGTTCGAGTCTCGCTGCCTCCTTAGTGCAATGCGGGGTGGCTGTCTGCCTCTtcctgtctctttttttttttgaagaatggagaaaaagaaaaagggggaacAACAAGAACTAGAACACACCAAACAAAGAGCTCCAAAATAAAGAACTCTTAACAAATTAAAGATGAAAATACAGTAAAGTGCTTTCAAATCATCCAACTAATCACAATTAGTCAATGATTAATCAACTAGTCAGTCATTGACCACCGGTCTTGTGCATCAACTTGATTAGTTTGATAATTAACTAGCCAAGTCAACTAGTCAGCCGATCAACCTTTGACCAGACGCAATTAGTTGGTCAAGTCTGAGAACCAAGTCAACTAGTCGGCCAATTGACTTTTGATTAGTCGCAATTAGTTGGTCAAGTCTGAGATTCAGCCCGTAACTTGGGTTTGGTAAGAAGGCTCACTTCACACACTGCAGCTCTGTTTTTGGCTACACATGGCAGCTCATGTAGCCAAGCACGAGCAGGGAGAGGGAAATTTTTTCCCGCTGGCTGCCTTCTCATGCACTGCGCCGTCACCACTGCTCTACTCTGTTCTTTGGTTGTTTTTACATGTTGGGTTCAAAACAAGTAAATGATCACCTCCTAATCTATTCTGCCCTCTAGTCATTGTTCCATGCTTTGCAAGATGTCAACACTCTCAATATATGGGTTAATTAGATCTAGACAGGTATAGCCAACCGACCAGTCAATAGACAGAATGAGAAGACTGAACCAATTTGGTGGACTAGCCAACCGACTAGTCAATAGACAGACTGAGAAGACTGAACCAATTTGGTGGACTAGCCAACCGACTAATTGTACCTAGTTGTTGACTAGACATGATTCGTCATTTAGT from Panicum virgatum strain AP13 chromosome 9K, P.virgatum_v5, whole genome shotgun sequence encodes:
- the LOC120646775 gene encoding squalene monooxygenase SE1-like; amino-acid sequence: MAAVAAGAGVGLQLIGAAAATLLVAVLVAAVLGRRRRPPARAPLVEGKPAPEDGRAVGDGEGAAGDGGTDVIIVGAGVAGSALAYTLGKDGRRVHVIERDLTEPDRIVGELLQPGGYLKLIELGLEDCVEEIDAQRVLGYALFKDGRNTKLAYPLEKFHSDVAGRSFHNGRFIQRMRQKAASLPNVQLEQGTVTSLLEENGTVKGVQYKTKSGEELKAFAPLTIVCDGCFSNLRRALCSPKVDVPSCFVGLVLENCQLPHPNHGHVILANPSPILFYPISSTEVRCLVDVPGQKVPSIANGEMANYLKTVVAPQIPPEIYDSFIAAIDKGSIRTMPNRSMPAAPHPTPGALLMGDAFNMRHPLTGGGMTVALSDIVVLRNLLKPLRNLHDASSLCKYLESFYTLRKPVASTINTLAGALYKVFSASPDQARNEMRQACFDYLSLGGVFSNGPIALLSGLNPRPLSLVAHFFAVAIYGVGRLMLPLPSPKRMWIGARLISGACGIILPIIKAEGVRQMFFPATVPAYYRAAPSAE